In Streptomyces alboniger, the following are encoded in one genomic region:
- a CDS encoding flavin-containing monooxygenase — translation MRARQRAGRGGRRPRVAIVGAGFGGIGLAIALKRAGHHDFVIVERAADIGGVWRDNTYPGAACDIPSHLYCYSFEPRRDWARRYASQAEILRYLHDCADKYGLRSHLRPNTEIESAEFDESSALWRLRTGEGETIEAEVLVPACGQLSNPRIPRIPGADRFTGHTVHSARWSHDHDLTGRWVAVIGTGSSALQIVPEIAPLTGHLTVFQRSAPYVVPKWDRTYRPPSRWSRRLPPLPQKLARLGWWLFNEALVSGLTRRWPTARLTERGSQMQLRTQLDDPELREKLTPRSELGCKRVGISSTYYPALNRPDVSLVTEPITEITDSAVRTADGTRHPVDTIIYATGFAATEFLASLRVRGRGGRELSEVWRDGARAYLGMAVPGFPNMFMIYGPNTNIGAGSAIYMIESQIRYITAAVRELARGRTRFLEVRAEVADAFDRDVQRRLRRSVWSTCTSWYRHSSGRVTNNWPGQTADYRRRTARLDRADYRAVPPRPAPGTRP, via the coding sequence GTGAGGGCCCGCCAGCGGGCCGGGCGCGGCGGGCGTCGCCCCCGCGTCGCGATCGTCGGCGCCGGCTTCGGCGGTATCGGTCTCGCCATCGCGCTGAAGCGGGCAGGACACCACGACTTCGTGATCGTGGAGCGGGCCGCGGACATCGGCGGGGTCTGGCGCGACAACACCTATCCCGGCGCGGCCTGCGACATCCCCTCGCACCTGTACTGCTACTCCTTCGAACCCCGCCGCGACTGGGCCCGCCGGTACGCCTCCCAGGCCGAGATCCTGCGCTACCTGCACGACTGCGCGGACAAGTACGGACTGCGCTCGCACCTGCGGCCGAACACCGAGATCGAGTCGGCCGAGTTCGATGAGAGTTCCGCGCTGTGGCGGCTGCGCACCGGTGAGGGGGAGACCATCGAGGCCGAGGTACTGGTGCCGGCCTGTGGGCAGTTGAGCAATCCGCGGATACCGCGGATACCGGGCGCGGACCGGTTCACCGGGCACACGGTCCACTCCGCGCGGTGGTCCCACGACCACGACCTGACGGGCCGGTGGGTGGCCGTGATCGGCACGGGGTCGAGCGCCTTGCAGATTGTCCCGGAGATCGCGCCGCTGACCGGGCACCTGACCGTCTTCCAGCGCTCGGCGCCGTATGTGGTCCCCAAGTGGGACCGGACCTATCGGCCGCCCTCCCGGTGGTCCCGCCGGCTGCCGCCGCTGCCCCAGAAGCTGGCCAGGCTCGGCTGGTGGCTCTTCAACGAGGCCCTGGTCTCCGGGCTGACCCGCCGGTGGCCGACCGCCCGGCTGACCGAGCGCGGTTCGCAGATGCAGCTGCGCACGCAGCTCGACGACCCCGAACTGCGCGAGAAGCTGACACCACGCAGCGAACTGGGCTGCAAGCGGGTGGGCATCTCCAGCACGTACTACCCGGCCCTGAACCGTCCCGACGTCAGCCTCGTCACCGAGCCGATCACCGAGATAACCGACAGCGCGGTCCGTACCGCGGACGGCACCCGGCATCCGGTCGACACGATCATCTACGCGACCGGCTTCGCGGCCACCGAGTTCCTGGCCTCCCTGCGGGTGCGCGGTCGCGGCGGGCGGGAGCTGTCCGAGGTGTGGCGCGACGGCGCACGGGCCTACCTGGGCATGGCCGTCCCGGGCTTCCCGAACATGTTCATGATCTACGGCCCCAACACCAACATCGGCGCCGGCTCGGCCATCTACATGATCGAGAGTCAGATCCGGTACATCACCGCCGCGGTACGCGAACTCGCCCGGGGCAGGACGCGCTTCCTGGAAGTGCGCGCCGAGGTCGCCGACGCCTTCGACCGGGACGTGCAGCGGCGGCTGCGGCGGTCGGTCTGGTCGACGTGCACGAGCTGGTACCGCCACAGCAGTGGGCGGGTCACCAACAACTGGCCGGGCCAGACCGCGGACTACCGCCGCCGCACGGCCCGCCTCGACCGGGCCGACTACCGGGCCGTGCCCCCGCGGCCCGCCCCGGGCACCCGCCCCTGA